One region of Yersinia bercovieri ATCC 43970 genomic DNA includes:
- a CDS encoding CdaR family transcriptional regulator, with the protein MSVYNLDPRLAQEIVTRTMKIIDTNINVMDGKGRIIGSGDEERLGELHEGALLSLSHGRIVDIDDAVARQLHGVRPGINLPLRLEGEIVGVIGLTGNPGQLRQYGELVCMAAEMMMEQARLVHLLAQDSRLREELVLNLIRTEEISPALIEWAQRLGVDINEPRVVAVVDVDSGQLSVDSAMSELQELQTLLTTPERNNLIAIVSLTEMVVLKPALNSHGRWDAIDHRRRMESLLSRMTERGRLRVRLSLGNFFTGPGSIARSYRTARTTMAVGKQRLPEQRSYYYQDLVLPVLLDSLRGGWQANELALPLAKLRAMDSNGLLRRTLACWFRHNVQPTATAKALFIHRNTLEYRLNRISELTGLDLANFDDRLLLYVALQLGEQE; encoded by the coding sequence ATGAGTGTATATAATCTTGATCCCCGGCTAGCCCAGGAGATAGTTACCCGTACCATGAAGATCATTGATACCAATATTAATGTGATGGATGGTAAAGGGAGAATCATTGGCAGCGGCGATGAAGAGCGCCTCGGTGAGCTGCATGAAGGGGCGCTATTGTCGCTCTCTCATGGTCGGATCGTCGATATTGATGACGCTGTTGCCCGCCAACTACATGGCGTCAGGCCGGGGATCAACCTGCCGCTGCGCCTCGAGGGTGAGATAGTCGGCGTGATTGGTTTGACCGGTAATCCGGGCCAATTGCGCCAATATGGCGAACTGGTGTGTATGGCCGCAGAAATGATGATGGAGCAGGCGCGATTAGTGCATTTGCTGGCGCAAGATAGCCGCCTGCGTGAAGAGCTGGTACTCAACCTAATTCGTACTGAAGAGATATCACCCGCGCTGATTGAATGGGCGCAGCGCCTTGGGGTCGATATTAATGAGCCGCGCGTGGTGGCGGTGGTGGATGTGGACAGCGGCCAGTTGAGTGTCGATAGCGCAATGTCAGAACTGCAGGAGCTACAAACGCTACTGACGACGCCGGAGCGCAACAACCTGATTGCGATTGTGTCCCTGACCGAAATGGTGGTGCTGAAACCGGCGCTGAACAGCCATGGCCGCTGGGATGCCATCGACCACCGGCGGCGGATGGAGTCGTTGCTCTCTCGCATGACGGAACGAGGCCGCCTGCGGGTGCGGCTCTCATTGGGGAACTTCTTTACCGGCCCCGGCAGCATTGCCCGCTCATACCGCACTGCCCGCACCACAATGGCGGTGGGCAAACAGCGGCTGCCGGAGCAGCGCAGCTACTACTATCAGGATCTGGTGTTGCCAGTTCTGCTAGACAGTTTGCGCGGCGGCTGGCAAGCCAATGAGTTGGCCCTGCCGTTAGCCAAATTGCGGGCCATGGACAGTAATGGCCTGCTGCGCCGCACCCTGGCCTGCTGGTTTCGCCACAACGTGCAACCCACTGCCACGGCAAAAGCGCTGTTTATTCACCGCAACACCCTGGAGTATCGGCTGAATCGTATTTCGGAGCTGACGGGGCTGGATTTGGCGAATTTCGACGATCGCCTATTGCTGTATGTGGCCTTGCAGTTGGGTGAGCAAGAGTAG